GCCGCCCCGCCTCGGCGTCGCGCTGCATGGAGGACTTGGCGCCGGGCGGGAAGGCGTCGTACCGGGCCATCGCCTGGGCCGGGTCGGCCGGGGCCCCGCAGGCGCGGCCGACCGCGGCGGCCTCGGCGACCAGCGCCTGAAGCTCCTCGCGGTGCCGGGTGCGGGCCTCGCCGAGCGGGAGGCCGTACCGGGTGGTGAGCAGGGCGAAGGGGGCGAGGAACGCCATCTTCGCCCACAGAGCCGCCGTCTCGTCCCCGACCGCACGGGCTGTCGTGCCGGCGGACGCGAGGACGGCCGCCAACTCCTCGAGGCGGGGCCGTGGTACGGCGTCCCCGGCCAGGTCGATCTCCGTGAACGGGCTGCCGTGTTCGATCACGCCGGGGCCGACGCGGGTGGACTCCACGCGGATCACCGCCGGGGCGACCCGGTCGGGGCGGTACCGGGCGCGCAGGGCCGCGGGGTGTTCGACGCCGTTCAGGAGCGGTACGACGAGGGCGTCGCCCAGCGCGGCGGGTGGCACCCGGGTGAGGGCGGCGTCCAGCGCGGTGTGCTTGACGGCGATCAGGCAGGCGTCCACCGGTTCGCGCAGCTCGGTGTCCGCCTCCACGGGGGCGGTGAAGGCACCGAACTGCGGGCTGCGGACGGTGATTCCGGTGCGGCGCAGGGCTTCGGCGGTGCCGTCCTGGGCCAGGCAGATCACGCGGTGCCCGGCGCGGGACAGCAGGGCGGCGAGGAGGCCGCCGATGCCGCCGGGGCCGAGCACGGCCACGGTGTTCCTTTTCGCCACGACGTTCGCCATGAGGTTCTTCCCTTCGACGGTCGGCCCCGGGGATCGGTGGCCGCCCTCGGCGGGATCATCGCACCGCACCGCCGACTGCGTGAGACTGGGGGCATGTGCCGGAGCATCAAGACGCTGCGTCCGCCCGTGCTGCCTGATGAGGCCACGGAAGAGGACATCCACGCCGCCGCCCTGCAGTACGTACGGAAGGTGTCGGGCTTCCGGGCCCCCGCCGCGCACAACCGCGAGGTCTTCGACCGGGCGGTGGCGGCGGTGGCCGAGGCCACGGCGGAGTTGCTCGGGGGGCTGGAGGTGCGCGGGCAGTCGGCCAGGAGCGCCCCGTAGCGGCCCGGTGACGTGCCATCAGGACAACTGGGCCGGGCATCGGCGCAGTTGACGGGACTGCCATGCCCTCGTGCGGCCCTCCGCGCCCCCGTGCGGTCGCCGAGCGGCGCACGGCAGACGCGTACGGCTCACCCCTGGCCAAATGTTGAACTTGCAAGCATTGGTTAGGTTCCCCTAACCTGGGTGCTCATTCGGTACCGCCGCCCCCACGACCGGCCCTTCTCCCGTCCCCGGCCGGCCCGACCGACACCGAAGAGGAGCACCCCCCCTCATGACCGCACGCCTCCATACCGCTCAGCCCTATGTCCTCGGGCTCTTCCGCATCGTCGTGGGCCTGCTCTTCGCCGTGCACGGCGCCGCGTCCCTCTTCGGCGTCCTCGGCGGCGCCGCCGGCACCCACGGCGGCACGATCCCGGCCGGCGCCTGGCCCGGCTGGTACGCGGCCGTGATCCAGCTGGTCGCCGGCGCCCTGGTGCTCCTCGGCCTCGGCACCCGCGGGGCCGCGCTGATCGCCTCCGGCTCGATGGCGTACGCCTACTTCGACGTCCACCAGCAGGCCGCGCTGTGGCCCATCCAGAACGGCGGCGAACTGTCCGTGCTGTTCTGCTGGTCCTTCTTCCTGCTGGTCTTCACCGGGTCCGGCGCCTTCGGGCTCGACCGGCTCGTCGCCCGCCGCACCGCCGCGGACGCCCGGGCCGGCAGCGAGCAGGCCCCGATGGCCGCCTGACACGGCCGACGGCGCCCTTCCCCGCCACGAGGGGGAAGGGCGCCGTCCTGCCTCCCGCGGCCGGTCCCGCTTACGACGCGCTGCGGAACGGCACGGTGATGCAGGCCACGCGGGCGCCCTTCATGCCGGGCGCGTTGTGGATCACCACCGAGCCGGCCTCGCCCTTGCGGAAGGACCAGGCGTGCTTGGCGCTCGCGCTGCCGATCCCGTTAGCGTCGGACTTGAAGTCCAGCCAGATCTCGTTGTCCTTGGTCATGTGGGCGGCGTCCGTGCCCGGCTTGTCCTGGTAGTGCTTGCCGGCGGCGGCGGGGTCGGCGCCGCAGGCCTTCTGGTGGACGTGAACCCCGAACAGGTGGTTGGGCTTGACGCCGGCCACCCGCAGTTCGACGGTCGTGGCGCCGTTCGCCGCCGTCTTCTGGTGGACCTGGACCAGGGCACCGGACGGGACGAGTTTCTTGTCGTACGTCACCGCCATCGGCTTCGCGGACCCGGCCGGCGCGGAGAACACGCCGTAGGTCTCCAGCGAGTGGCCATGGGCGGTGCTCGGCGTCCCGGTCGCGAACAGGGCCGCGGCGAGGACGCCCGCGTAAACGGCTGCCACCATGATGTGCACCTTTTTCTGCGCTATACGCGCCGTCTTTCGTTCCGATGTGTGCCTGAACTCCGTGCAGGTCTGTCTCCATTGCTACGGACACGGCACCGGCGCGCCGCACAGCGGGCGCCGTTCGGGTGACGGCGCGCCTCCATGCCACGACGCTCCGTAGCACCTCAGGCCCCCTCCGGCTCTGGTGTCACACCGGCGGCGTACGCTGTACGGCTGTCAACGGGGGAGCAACGGGAGTCGTCGTGTTCGAGAGTGTGGGGTCGCTGGCCGGCGGGCCGTGGATCTATGCCGCGGTGGTCATGTCCGTGCTGCTCGACGTGTTCGTGCCGGTGCTGCCCAGCGGGGTGCTCGTCATCACGGCGGGCACGGCCGCTGCCGCCGGGTCGGGCGCGGCGGCCGGCCGGGTCCCGCACGACGTGCCCGACCTTCTGGTGCTGATCCTCTCCGCGGCGACCGCCTCGGTCCTCGGCGACCTGGTGGCGTACCGCCTGGCCTGGCGGGGCGGCGAGCGGCTGGACCGGGCCATAGCGCGCTCCCGGCGGCTGACCACCGCGCAGGAACGTCTCGGCGACGCCCTGGCCCGGGGTGGCGGCGCGCTGGTCGTCCTCGCCCGCTTCGCGCCCGCCGGCCGCTCGGTCGTCTCCTTCTGTGCGGGCGCCGCCCACCGCCGCGCCCGCGACTTCGTGCCCTGGTCCGCCCTGGCCGGCCTCTCCTGGGCCGCCTACAGCGTGGCCCTCGGCTACTACGGCGCCCAGTGGCTCGGCGCGACCTGGCTGGCCACGGCCGTCTCGTTCGCGGCCCTGGTCGCGGCGGGCGCGGCGGCGGGCTATCTGATGCGCCGCCGCCCGGCTTCCTGACGCCCCGCGCCCCGCGAGGGGGCGCGGGGCGTGTGCCCGGGCGTGCGGCCGGGGGTCAGCAGCTCGCCAGGTAGTTCGTCAGCGCGCTCTTCTCCGCGGAGTCGACCGAGAGGTCGTAGTAGTACTTCACCTGCACCCAGGCCCGGACGTAGGTGCACACGTACGCGGAGCGGGACGGCACCCAGGTCGCCGGGTCCTGGTCGCCCTTGGCCTGGTTGACGTTGTCGGTGACGGCGAGGAGCTGGGGGCGGGTGACGTCGTTGGCGAACGCCTGCCGCTGCGCGGTCGTCCACTTGCTTGCGCCGGAGTCCCAGGCCTCGGCCAGCGGCACGAGGTGGTCGATGTCGACGTCGGAGGGGGAGGTCCAGGTGGCGCCGTCGTACGGCGAGTACCAGCTGCCGCTGGTGGCGGTGCAGGCGGAGTCGGTGACGACGTTCGTGCCGTCCCGCTTCAGGATCCACTCGCGGGTGTTGCAGGTGCCGGAGATGGTGATCCAGGTCGGGAACTTGTCGCGGCTGTAGCCGGTGCGGTTCTCGGTGGCGACGGTGAGCTGGGAGAGGTAGCCGCGCGCGGTGGCGGCGCTGACCGGGGTGGGCAGGGCGGCGGAGGCGCTGGGGGAGTCGAACAGGGCGGCGGAGGCTATGAGCCCGGTGAGGACGGCGAGTACGCTCAGCCGTCGACGCGCGTAGAACCTGGGCATGCGAACTCCCTTGTGGGGTCAAGGAATCGGGTGCGAGCGAGGGAATGCTCGCGAGGCCGCGTGGCCGGTGGGTGAGCGCTCGGTAAGAAGTTAGTGACGCGTTCATGTCACGACAAGGGGCGGGCGGGGTTCGCGGCGGAACCTTCACATCCCGTACGATGGGCGGCGCAGAAGGGGAGTAGCTCTTCGCCGGACCGTCGACATACTGCTCAGCCAGCCTGAGCCGGCGCCCGGAGGCGGACCCCCGGATCCCTCGAGGACCGCCAGCGAGACCTTCGGCAAGCAGTGCACGTCCGTGTCCCCGCGACACGGGCGCGAAGTGTGCTGCCGTGCCGAGGTGTCATCGCATGACGTACCGCACTCTCGGCGGGGCAGCCCCGACCGATTGAGGAACCTTGATCAGCATCACCGTGACGGCGCTCGTCTTCGGCGTCATCTTCCTCGCCGAGCTGCCGGACAAGACCGCGCTCGCCGGCCTCGTCCTCGGCACCCGCTACCGCGCGAGTCATGTCTTCGCGGGAGTCGCCGCCGCCTTCCTGCTGCACGTCGTGATCGCCGTCGCGGCCGGCAGCGCGCTGACCCTGCTGCCCCAGCGGATCGTGCACGCCGTCACCGGCGTCCTCTTCGTCGGCGGCGCGGCGATGCTGCTGCTGCACAAGGGCGAGGACGAGGAGGAGATCAGGAAGCCCGCCGACCAGTCCTTCTGGAAGGTCGCCGGCACCGGCTTCACGCTGATCCTCGTCGCCGAGTTCGGCGACCTCACCCAGATCATGACCGCCAACCTCGCCGCCCGCTACGACGACCCGGTTTCCGTCGGCCTCGGCGCGGTGCTCGGCCTGTGGGCCGTCGCCGGACTCGGCATCGTCGGCGGGAAGGCCCTGATGAGGAGGGTGCCGCTGCGGCTGATCACGCAGATCGCGGCGCTGCTGATGCTGGGGCTCGGCGTGTGGAGCCTGTACGAGGCGGTGGCGGGCTGAGCCCGGCCGAGCTGAACGTCCGGTGAACCCTTCGCGGCGCGGTGGCGGGACCCGCCCCGGTTTTGTACCGTAGAGAAACAAAGTGGCTCCCGCCCGTTTTCCCTGACCGGCGGGCGGGGCTTCTTTGTCCGTCCCTTCGGGGCCTGTCCCACCCTTCGGGGCCTTCTTCGTTCCTGGAGCTGCCGATGACGGCCACCCCCGCGCCCACCGTGCTCACCGCCCGCGCCCTCCTGCTCGACATGGACGGCACGCTCGTCAACTCGGACGCCGTCGTCGAGCGCATCTGGCGCCGCTGGGCCGAGCGGCACGGGCTGGACGGCGACGAGGTGATGAAGGTCGTCCACGGCCGGCAGGGGCACGCCTCCATGGCGGTCCTGCTGCCCGGCCGGCCCATGGAGCACAACCTCGCCGACAACGCGCGCATGCTCGCCGAGGAGACCGCCGACACCGAGGGCGTCGTGGAGATCCCCGGCGCCTCGGCCCTCCTCGCCTCCCTGCGCGGACTGCCGCACGCGCTGGTGACCTCCGCCGACGTGCCGCTGTCCACCGCGCGCATGAACGCCGCCGGGCTGCCGCTGCCGGAGGTCCGCATCACCGCCGAGTCGGTCGGCGCGAGCAAGCCCGACCCGGAGGGCTTCCTGAAGGGCGCGGCCGAGCTGGGCGTCGATCCGGCCGACTGCGTGGTCTTCGAGGACTCGGGGGCCGGGATCGAGGCGGGCCGCTCCGCGGGGATGACCGTGGTGGGCGTCGGCCCGCGCGCGGGGCTGCACGGGCCGGACGTGGTGGTGCGCGACCTCACGCAGGTGCGGGTGGAGGCGACGGGGGACGGGGCGATGCGGGTGCACATCGGCTGACGCCCGCTCGCGCCCGCCCGGGGAAAGCAGGGCGTGCCGGTCGGGTGGGGTTTCGGCCCGGGTGCCGGTGCGCGGTGCGTGGTGTGCCGGGTGGCGTCCTTGGGGGTCTGCCCCGCCGGCGCCGGACGGCGGCTGCGGCTCTACGGCTCGGCAGTCTCCGCCTCCAGGCTCTTCCGGGTCGCCGGTCCGTACACGCCCAGGGTGTCGCCGCGGATGCCGCGCGCCAGTTGGTAGGTGCGTACGGCATCCTCCACGGGACGGGTGAAGACGCCGGTGATCTGGTCGCCGTACAGGTTCAGCCGGCGCAGGCGCTGCTGGAGTCCGGCCACTTCCGGGCCCCGGTCGCCGAGTTGCAGCACCGGGGCCGCCGCGGGGGTGCTCCGCGTGGTGGTGGAGGCGGTGGGGGAGGCCGGGCGGGTCGTACCGGAGGCGGAGCCGGTCGGGGACGGCGACGCGGACGGCTTCGCGGAGGGACTCGCCGGAGGGGGTGTGGAGGACTGCGCCGTCGGCACGGCGGAGTACGGCGGCGCGGGCGAGGAGGGCGCCGTCGGTGACGCCGGGGTCGAGCCGCGTACGTCCGGCACGCTCTCCCGCACCTCCTGAGCCGCCCGGTCCCGGGTCGGCGGGTGGTACGACAGCAGCCCGCTCGCCAACCCGGCCGCGGCCACGACGGCCACTCCCGCACCGGCGACCGACACCAGCACGGCACGACGAGCACTCCGCGGGCGCGGGCGCACATCCGGCCCGGCGCCGTCCGGCTGCCGCTCCGTCGCGTCCGGTGGCCGTAGGTCCTCGGCGTGCGGCTGCGTCCCCGTCCCGGCCGCCCGGTCCCCCGGGTCCCCGGCCCCGTCTGCCGCGTTCCCGGTCCCGCCCCCCGCGCTCTCCGCCCGGCCTCCCGCGGGCCCGGCGTTCCCGTCCACGGCCGGCGATGTGCCGGTCGCGGCCGGGGTGTCCGGTGTCGTAACGGGCCCCTCGAAGTCCACGTACGGGCGGATGCGCAAGGGGTCGAAGTCCTCCGCCGCCGCGGCCTCGGCCGTGCGCGTCTCCTGGAGAGCCTCGGCCGCGCGGGCCGTGCAGTCGCAGGACGGGCTGCGGTCCGGGCGTCTGGGCGCACCGCACTCCGGGCAGGCGTGGTCCAGAGGACCCTCGGAATCAGTCATGTGTTCGTCCCTCCCCTCACGAACCACAGACCTTATGCGCACCTTCTTCGCATGCGCCGCCGGAAACGCGGGACTCAACAGGCCATAAAAGGTGACACCGACCACGATGGAAGAGGTGCACCCGAGCCCCGGGAGGTCTCCATGGCCCTGGACACGCACGGCACGGAGAAGGAGGCGCAGGCCGCCGAGCACGTCACCGGCAACGTGTTCGTCTCGATCGGTGCCCTGCTCCTCGGCCTGCTGCTCGCCGCACTCGACCAGACCATCGTGTCGACCGCGCTGCCCACCATCGTCAGCGATCTGGGCGGACTCGAGCACCTGTCCTGGGTCGTCACCGCCTACCTGCTCGCCTCGACCGCCGCGACCCCGCTGTGGGGCAAGCTCGGCGACCAGTACGGCCGCAAACGGCTCTTCCAGACCGCGATCGTCATCTTCCTGATCGGCTCCGCGCTGTGCGGCATGGCGCAGAACATGCCCCAGCTGATCGCGTTCCGCGCGCTGCAGGGACTCGGCGGCGGCGGGCTGATGGTGCTGTCCATGGCGATCGTCGGCGACATCGTGCCGCCGCGCGAACGCGGCCGCTACCAAGGGCTGTTCGGGGCCGTGTTCGGGGCGACGAGCGTGCTCGGGCCGCTGCTCGGCGGGCTGTTCACCCAGCACCTGAGCTGGCGCTGGGTGTTCTACGTCAATCTGCCCGTCGGCGCCGTCGCCCTCGCCGTGATCGCCACCGCCCTGGACATCCCGCGCCGCACCGCCCGCCACGTCATCGACTACCTCGGCACCCTCCTGATCGCCTCCGTCGCGACCTGCCTCGTCCTGGTCGCCTCCCTCGGCGGCACCACCTGGGCCTGGGAATCGCCGCAGATCACCGGGCTGGCCGTGCTGGGCGTGCTGCTCGCCGTGGCGTTCGTCGCCGTCGAGCGGCGGGCCGCCGAACCCGTGCTGCCGCTGAAGCTGTTCGGCATCCGCACCTTCACGCTCGCCGCCGTCATCGGCTTCATCGTCGGCTTCGCCATGTTCGGCGCGATGACCTATCTGCCGACGTTCCTTCAGGTCGTGCACGGCATCTCGCCGACCCTGTCCGGCGTGCACATGCTGCCCATGGTCGTCGGCCTGCTGCTGTCGTCCACCGTCTCCGGGCAGATCGTCAGCCGCACCGGCCGCTGGAAGGTCTTCCCGGTCACCGGCACCGCCGTCACCACCATCGGCCTGCTCCTGCTGCACCGGCTCGACGAGCACAGCCCGACCGCCGCGATGAGCGCCTGCTTCTTCGTCTTCGGCCTCGGACTCGGCCTGGTCATGCAGGTGCTGATCCTCGTCGTGCAGAACGCGGTGTCGTACGAGGACCTGGGCGTCGCCACCTCCGGCGCGACCTTCTTCCGCTCCATCGGCGCCTCCTTCGGCGTGGCCGTCTTCGGCACGGTGTTCGCGAGCCGGCTCGGCGACAAGCTCACCGCCGCCTTCCGCGGCGCCCACCTGCCGCCCGGCGTCTCCGCGAACACGCTCAAGTCCGACCCCCGCGGCATCGCCGCCCTGCCGCCCGCCCTGCGCCCGGCGGCCCTGCACGCCTTCGCGTCCGCCATCACCGACGTCTTCCTGTACGCCGCCCCCGTCGCCGTCCTCGGCTTCCTGCTGGCCTGGTTCCTGAAGGAGGACCGGTTGCGCGGCTCGGTCACCGCGCCGGACGCCTCCGAGACCATCCCGCCCAACCCGGTCGAGCGCTCCTCCTACGACGAGTGCGCGCGGGCCCTGTCCCTGCTCGGCACCCGCGAGGGCCGCCGCGCGATCTACCGCACGATCACCGAACGGGCCGGGTACGACCTGCTGCCCGCCGCCAGCTGGATGCTGCTGCGCATCCGCAAGTACGGCTCCGTCGAACCGGCCCTGCTCGCCGAGCGCAGCCCCGTCCCGCTCGACGCCGTCATCGCCGCCGCCCGCCAGGTCGAGGAACGGCACCTCGCCGAACGGTGTGGCCTGGACCTGTACTTGACCGCGTCCGGCCGGGTGGCCGCCGCCCGGCTCGCCAAGGCCCGCGAGGAGTCCCTCGCGGAACTCCTCGGCGACTGGTGGACGACCGGCCGTCCGACCGACCTGACCCAGCTCGTCAGGGAACTGACCGCCGAACTGTGCGGCACCGACCGCGAACGCCCCCACGAGGAGGCGGGGGTCAGGGCCCGCTGACCGCCAGCTCCTTGCGGAACCAGTGCTCCGCGTACACGTCGTCGTTGTGCGGGGCGGTCTCGGTGTAGCCGAGGCGGGCGTACAGGGCGCGGGCCTCGACCAGGTCGTCCCGGGTGTCCAGGAGCAGCCGCCGGGCGCCCAGCGCGCGGGCCGCCTCCTCGGCGGCGGCCACGAGGAGCGGGGCGCCGCCCCTGCCGCGCAGGTGCCGGTGCACGAACACCCGGGTCAGCTCGGCCGTGTCGGGCTCCAGCAGCCGTACCCCCGCCGAACCGGCCGGCTCGCCGTCGTACCGGCCCACGAGCAACCGTCCGGTCGGCGGGGCGAGTTCGGCGCCGGTCCGGGCGGCGATCTCCCGCTCCAGCTCCTCCGGGTCGGTGCGCCGGCCCTCGTGCAACAGGTACCAGCGGTCGCTGACCTCGGTGTAGTACGCCCGCCACAGCGCGGCGGCGACCGGGGAGTCGTACGGCTCCGGGCTGATCGTCCACGTCATGGCGCCCATTGTCGGCGGCCGTGGCGACACCGCCGAGCGGTTTTCCGGCGGGCGCGGGGTGCGGCCGCGGCCGGTCACCCGGTGCGGCGCGGGCGCCGCCTCGGTGCACCGGCCGCCGTTTGTGACGGTTCTCGCGGGTGACCCGGAAGGAGAGCCGGCCAAGGGGGCCGGCGCGAGCGGAAGGCAACCATGTCCACAGGCCTGATCGTGTTGATTGTGATCGTCGCGGTCCTGGTCGTCGGCGCGGCCGTCGCCCTGGCCCGGTTCCGCCGCGGGCGGGCCGGCGGGGCCGGCCTGAAGCGGCGCTTCGGACCCGAGTACGAGCGGACCGTCGCCCGGCACGGCGGTGACACCAAGGCCGCCGAACAGGAACTGGCCGAGCGTCTCGAACGCCACGGAGACCTGCGGGAACGGCCGCTGGACCCGGCCGGGCGTGAGCAGTTCGAGGCCCGCTGGACGGCCGTACAGGAACACTTCGTCGACGCGCCGCGGCAGGCGGTGGCCGAGGCCGACCGGCTGCTCGCGGAAGTCGCCGCCGCACGCGGCTACCCGGACGGCGGACGGTACGACGAGCAGCTCGCCGCGCTGTCCGTGCACCACGCCGACCATGTCGACGGCTATCGGCGGGTGCACCAGGTGGCCCAGGCCGGGCCGAGCCACGGGCTGACCGAGGCGGGCTCCGGCACCGAGGAGATGCGCACCGCGCTCGTCGACGCCCGCGCCCTCTTCGAGGACCTGACTCACCCTGCCCGGGAGACCGGCCGCCATCGCGCGACCCACGCGCCGCGGGTGCTCGCCCGGAGCCATCCGAAGGAGAGCTGAGCGTCATGACGGACAGGACGAGCGGTCCCGGCGACGAGCGCGAAGCGCCTCGGGCCGGCCGCATCCCGCAGCCGCTGCCGGACGAGGACTGGACCCCCGAGGACGCGCCGCTGCACCACCACACCCCGAGGGACCTGCCGGAGGCTCCCGGCGAGGGCCGGATGTCCGGTGAGAGGGGAGCCGGGCACGACAGTCCCATGCCGGACGACGGGCTGGGGGTGCCGTCCTCCGGGGAGATGGCCGGGCGGGAGGCGCACACGACCGACTACCCGGCGCCGGACGCCTGGCCGGCTGCACCGGGCGGCAGGGCGACGACGCCCGGCCCCGCCACCGCACCCGAGCCCGCGGCCGGTACCGGCGGCGCGGCCGGACGCGCCGGCGGGCCCGGGCCGGAAGGCGACCGTGCGGGTGTGCCCGCGGCCGCACCCGGTGGTTCCGCTGCCGCCTCCTCCGGCGCTGTCGGTGAGGCCGCTCCCGGCCCCTCCGGGGTGGGCGCGCCCCTGCTGCCGCACGAGGAGACCGATCGGTGGGAGCAGGAGATGCGCCGTCTGGCCGCGGGGTTCGTGGACGAGCCCCGTACCGCGGTCGAGCAGGCCGATCACGTGCTGGAGGAGATCGCGGGGCGGTTCGAGGAAGCCGTGGAGCGGCGCCGCCGTACGCTGCGCCGGTCCTGGGAGGCCTCCGAGGACCGGGGCCCGGGCTCGGACGCCGACACCGAGCAACTGCGGCTCGCCCTGCGCGACTACCGTGAGCTGGCCGGACGGCTGCTGCACATGTGAGCCCTGGATCCGCCCGCCGCGCGCCTACGCGGCGCCCGGATCCGGCAGTTCCCTCCCGGCGGCAGCCCTGCGCTGCCGCCACTCGCGTACGACCTCCTCGACGTCGTACGGCTTCCTGCCCAGCGGGGGACCGGGCGGCGGCTTGAACATCATGTCCTTGATCTTGACGTTGACGTCCTCGATGATCTTCCGGGCGATCCGCTCGGACGGCGCCGCGTAGGCCGCCGCGAGCGCGTCCTCCGCCTCCTTGCGCAGGGCGAGGGCGGGAGGCAGGACCGACAGCCCCTCGCGCGCCAACTTCCGCTTGACCCACCACAGTTCGTCGTACGCGGCGTACAGATCGGCGGGCAGCGGCTCCCCCGCCCCCGGCAGCCGCTCGAACTCACCGCGCCGCTGCGCGTCGCGGATCTGCTTGTCGGCCCAGGACTCGAACGGCACACCCGGTGGTTTTCGCTCGGTCATGAACCCATTGTGCCGGACGCGGCCCGGCCGGGCGTTTTATCATGCGGCGGCGGTCCGCCGATCCGGCCGCCGTGCCACGATGGTCGTGCAGCTGGTCTCGCAGCTGGTCGTACAGGGGGAAACGCACGTGCTCGAACTCACCATGGCCACCGTCTCCGGGGAGGACGCGGGCGCCACCGCCGGCATGACGATGGCCGAGGCGCCGAGCGAGCCGGGCGCCGTGCTCCGGGTCGGCCGGGACGCGTCGGTGTGCCGGCTGGTCACCCCCGAGGACTGGCTGTTCGTCTCCCGGGTCCATCTGGAGTTCGTGTGCGGCCCCGACGGCGGCTGGCACCTCACCTGGCTGCGCGGATCCCAGCCCGACCCGGCCGCAGAAGTGCGGCTGACCGCCGGGGAG
This genomic interval from Streptomyces sp. NBC_00557 contains the following:
- a CDS encoding GNAT family N-acetyltransferase, with translation MTWTISPEPYDSPVAAALWRAYYTEVSDRWYLLHEGRRTDPEELEREIAARTGAELAPPTGRLLVGRYDGEPAGSAGVRLLEPDTAELTRVFVHRHLRGRGGAPLLVAAAEEAARALGARRLLLDTRDDLVEARALYARLGYTETAPHNDDVYAEHWFRKELAVSGP
- a CDS encoding MDR family MFS transporter — translated: MALDTHGTEKEAQAAEHVTGNVFVSIGALLLGLLLAALDQTIVSTALPTIVSDLGGLEHLSWVVTAYLLASTAATPLWGKLGDQYGRKRLFQTAIVIFLIGSALCGMAQNMPQLIAFRALQGLGGGGLMVLSMAIVGDIVPPRERGRYQGLFGAVFGATSVLGPLLGGLFTQHLSWRWVFYVNLPVGAVALAVIATALDIPRRTARHVIDYLGTLLIASVATCLVLVASLGGTTWAWESPQITGLAVLGVLLAVAFVAVERRAAEPVLPLKLFGIRTFTLAAVIGFIVGFAMFGAMTYLPTFLQVVHGISPTLSGVHMLPMVVGLLLSSTVSGQIVSRTGRWKVFPVTGTAVTTIGLLLLHRLDEHSPTAAMSACFFVFGLGLGLVMQVLILVVQNAVSYEDLGVATSGATFFRSIGASFGVAVFGTVFASRLGDKLTAAFRGAHLPPGVSANTLKSDPRGIAALPPALRPAALHAFASAITDVFLYAAPVAVLGFLLAWFLKEDRLRGSVTAPDASETIPPNPVERSSYDECARALSLLGTREGRRAIYRTITERAGYDLLPAASWMLLRIRKYGSVEPALLAERSPVPLDAVIAAARQVEERHLAERCGLDLYLTASGRVAAARLAKAREESLAELLGDWWTTGRPTDLTQLVRELTAELCGTDRERPHEEAGVRAR
- a CDS encoding J-domain-containing protein, whose protein sequence is MTERKPPGVPFESWADKQIRDAQRRGEFERLPGAGEPLPADLYAAYDELWWVKRKLAREGLSVLPPALALRKEAEDALAAAYAAPSERIARKIIEDVNVKIKDMMFKPPPGPPLGRKPYDVEEVVREWRQRRAAAGRELPDPGAA
- a CDS encoding HAD family hydrolase, with protein sequence MTATPAPTVLTARALLLDMDGTLVNSDAVVERIWRRWAERHGLDGDEVMKVVHGRQGHASMAVLLPGRPMEHNLADNARMLAEETADTEGVVEIPGASALLASLRGLPHALVTSADVPLSTARMNAAGLPLPEVRITAESVGASKPDPEGFLKGAAELGVDPADCVVFEDSGAGIEAGRSAGMTVVGVGPRAGLHGPDVVVRDLTQVRVEATGDGAMRVHIG
- a CDS encoding superoxide dismutase family protein; this translates as MVAAVYAGVLAAALFATGTPSTAHGHSLETYGVFSAPAGSAKPMAVTYDKKLVPSGALVQVHQKTAANGATTVELRVAGVKPNHLFGVHVHQKACGADPAAAGKHYQDKPGTDAAHMTKDNEIWLDFKSDANGIGSASAKHAWSFRKGEAGSVVIHNAPGMKGARVACITVPFRSAS
- a CDS encoding DUF2277 domain-containing protein, producing MCRSIKTLRPPVLPDEATEEDIHAAALQYVRKVSGFRAPAAHNREVFDRAVAAVAEATAELLGGLEVRGQSARSAP
- a CDS encoding DedA family protein — encoded protein: MFESVGSLAGGPWIYAAVVMSVLLDVFVPVLPSGVLVITAGTAAAAGSGAAAGRVPHDVPDLLVLILSAATASVLGDLVAYRLAWRGGERLDRAIARSRRLTTAQERLGDALARGGGALVVLARFAPAGRSVVSFCAGAAHRRARDFVPWSALAGLSWAAYSVALGYYGAQWLGATWLATAVSFAALVAAGAAAGYLMRRRPAS
- a CDS encoding TMEM165/GDT1 family protein, translating into MISITVTALVFGVIFLAELPDKTALAGLVLGTRYRASHVFAGVAAAFLLHVVIAVAAGSALTLLPQRIVHAVTGVLFVGGAAMLLLHKGEDEEEIRKPADQSFWKVAGTGFTLILVAEFGDLTQIMTANLAARYDDPVSVGLGAVLGLWAVAGLGIVGGKALMRRVPLRLITQIAALLMLGLGVWSLYEAVAG
- a CDS encoding ketopantoate reductase family protein, whose translation is MANVVAKRNTVAVLGPGGIGGLLAALLSRAGHRVICLAQDGTAEALRRTGITVRSPQFGAFTAPVEADTELREPVDACLIAVKHTALDAALTRVPPAALGDALVVPLLNGVEHPAALRARYRPDRVAPAVIRVESTRVGPGVIEHGSPFTEIDLAGDAVPRPRLEELAAVLASAGTTARAVGDETAALWAKMAFLAPFALLTTRYGLPLGEARTRHREELQALVAEAAAVGRACGAPADPAQAMARYDAFPPGAKSSMQRDAEAGRPLELDAIGGALLRAAARHAVAAPVTARLVGELRAAGH
- a CDS encoding HNH endonuclease family protein, which produces MPRFYARRRLSVLAVLTGLIASAALFDSPSASAALPTPVSAATARGYLSQLTVATENRTGYSRDKFPTWITISGTCNTREWILKRDGTNVVTDSACTATSGSWYSPYDGATWTSPSDVDIDHLVPLAEAWDSGASKWTTAQRQAFANDVTRPQLLAVTDNVNQAKGDQDPATWVPSRSAYVCTYVRAWVQVKYYYDLSVDSAEKSALTNYLASC
- a CDS encoding DoxX family protein; amino-acid sequence: MTARLHTAQPYVLGLFRIVVGLLFAVHGAASLFGVLGGAAGTHGGTIPAGAWPGWYAAVIQLVAGALVLLGLGTRGAALIASGSMAYAYFDVHQQAALWPIQNGGELSVLFCWSFFLLVFTGSGAFGLDRLVARRTAADARAGSEQAPMAA
- a CDS encoding peptidoglycan-binding domain-containing protein, translating into MTDSEGPLDHACPECGAPRRPDRSPSCDCTARAAEALQETRTAEAAAAEDFDPLRIRPYVDFEGPVTTPDTPAATGTSPAVDGNAGPAGGRAESAGGGTGNAADGAGDPGDRAAGTGTQPHAEDLRPPDATERQPDGAGPDVRPRPRSARRAVLVSVAGAGVAVVAAAGLASGLLSYHPPTRDRAAQEVRESVPDVRGSTPASPTAPSSPAPPYSAVPTAQSSTPPPASPSAKPSASPSPTGSASGTTRPASPTASTTTRSTPAAAPVLQLGDRGPEVAGLQQRLRRLNLYGDQITGVFTRPVEDAVRTYQLARGIRGDTLGVYGPATRKSLEAETAEP